In one window of Thermoplasmata archaeon DNA:
- a CDS encoding glycosyltransferase, which produces MPSGLVEGAVIGLAILFYALTFYNVVLIFLGLRLTRDRGKPFDKGTLRNPVDLPRVSIVIPARDEEPVIEGAIRCAERLDYPKDLVEILVVEDGSVDSTPTIGKRLAAALPNVVCISGGVSTGKPAALNRAIAKATGDVVAIFDSDTRYEPDLLLRVAKYLYDHPETDVVQAFPQVMNADTNVITRINFYETRFWFQGLQAAKERHRLFMHLAGTGMFLRRETLDALGPWDEGCLTEDLEYSLRIAESGKKVGMVDADVWIQPTYRASHLVRQRRRWWGGALQVFGKALRKRFAVGTTWRQKLDSFVYVVSPIVFLVSSGMLVASLISFALSGGLFETFTAWFYGFLASNLLLIPLVVGEAIVSKRKELLWLVPGLYWYWILQVVSLVSVTFDLAFRRKTIEWRRTPKIQVD; this is translated from the coding sequence ATGCCTTCGGGCCTTGTGGAGGGTGCCGTCATCGGGCTGGCCATCCTCTTTTACGCGCTGACCTTCTACAACGTCGTGCTCATCTTCCTCGGGCTCCGACTGACGAGGGACCGCGGGAAGCCGTTCGACAAGGGAACTCTCCGCAACCCGGTCGACCTGCCGCGGGTGTCCATCGTGATCCCCGCGAGGGATGAGGAGCCGGTCATCGAGGGGGCGATCCGGTGTGCCGAACGCCTCGACTACCCGAAGGACCTCGTCGAGATCCTGGTCGTAGAAGACGGCTCCGTGGACTCGACCCCGACGATCGGGAAGCGCTTAGCCGCAGCCCTGCCCAACGTCGTGTGCATTTCCGGCGGCGTCTCGACAGGCAAGCCCGCCGCCCTGAACCGGGCGATCGCGAAGGCGACGGGGGACGTCGTCGCGATCTTCGATTCCGACACCCGCTACGAGCCCGACTTGCTGCTGCGCGTCGCGAAGTACCTGTACGACCATCCGGAGACCGACGTGGTCCAGGCGTTTCCCCAGGTGATGAACGCGGACACGAATGTGATCACGCGGATCAACTTCTACGAAACGCGGTTCTGGTTTCAGGGCCTGCAGGCCGCGAAGGAGCGCCATCGACTCTTCATGCACCTGGCCGGCACGGGGATGTTCCTCCGCCGGGAGACGCTCGACGCCCTCGGGCCCTGGGACGAGGGTTGCTTGACCGAGGATCTCGAGTATTCGTTGCGGATCGCGGAATCCGGGAAGAAAGTGGGCATGGTGGACGCCGACGTCTGGATCCAGCCCACGTATCGGGCGAGCCATCTCGTACGGCAGCGGCGACGCTGGTGGGGCGGCGCCCTCCAAGTATTCGGGAAGGCGCTCCGGAAGCGGTTCGCCGTCGGCACGACCTGGCGACAGAAGCTCGACTCCTTCGTATACGTCGTGTCCCCGATTGTCTTCCTCGTAAGTTCCGGGATGCTCGTCGCGTCGCTCATCTCGTTCGCCCTCTCGGGAGGCCTCTTCGAGACGTTCACGGCGTGGTTCTACGGGTTCCTGGCCTCCAACCTCCTCCTGATCCCGCTGGTCGTCGGGGAGGCGATCGTCTCGAAACGAAAGGAGCTGCTGTGGCTCGTCCCGGGCCTATACTGGTATTGGATCCTCCAGGTCGTCTCGCTCGTCTCGGTGACGTTCGACCTAGCCTTCCGACGGAAGACGATCGAATGGCGCCGGACGCCGAAGATCCAGGTCGACTGA
- a CDS encoding glycosyltransferase family 4 protein: MKVFVVSGKNPRLDPGGYAAYARVLGECLAELGHDVHFVCFGPRDGRMDARAGPIHVVGSRLLPRRTEFYPAWSALFARTILRMIPTTGTPVAVHGIGPWCLAGTIARERSRAVKVVASYFTTLRDEARGLSKGVAISDYGIGPKVRHLIGYLGVLATLDPIERYAVGGTELVLVHYEYTRRLLIEGMGIDPSRIVKIPYAAGPEPKRGESVRRADGPERFEILSVGRQEPRKGINVLLRALRILRDRGVRFHATIIGSGSLLEAHRALARRLALSDVVAFPGFVPDLAPYLGAADVFVLPSLQEGSGSISLLEAMSAGLPPVVSACDGLPEDVQDGVNGLLAAPANPQHVADALESLFRDTTLRFRLGSAARESYRARFQSTAMSEALRHQYDGLFPRSFGDR; the protein is encoded by the coding sequence ATGAAGGTCTTCGTGGTGAGCGGGAAGAACCCCCGGCTGGATCCGGGAGGGTACGCGGCGTATGCGCGCGTCCTGGGGGAATGCCTCGCCGAGCTGGGCCACGATGTCCACTTCGTGTGCTTCGGTCCACGGGACGGGCGGATGGACGCGCGGGCCGGTCCGATCCACGTCGTGGGGTCGAGACTTCTCCCGCGCAGGACCGAATTCTACCCGGCATGGAGCGCCTTGTTCGCCCGGACGATCCTGCGGATGATCCCGACCACGGGGACGCCCGTCGCCGTTCACGGCATCGGGCCTTGGTGTCTCGCCGGGACGATCGCGAGAGAACGTAGCCGGGCGGTCAAGGTCGTCGCGAGCTACTTCACGACGCTCCGGGACGAGGCGCGTGGACTCTCGAAGGGCGTCGCGATCTCCGATTACGGAATCGGCCCGAAAGTGCGCCACCTCATCGGATACCTTGGAGTGCTCGCGACCCTCGATCCGATCGAACGGTACGCCGTCGGGGGGACGGAGCTCGTGCTCGTCCATTACGAGTACACCCGTCGGCTCCTCATCGAGGGCATGGGGATCGACCCTTCGCGAATCGTCAAGATTCCGTACGCCGCAGGCCCTGAGCCCAAGAGGGGGGAATCCGTCCGCCGGGCCGACGGGCCGGAGCGGTTCGAAATCCTGAGCGTCGGGCGACAGGAGCCTCGGAAAGGCATCAACGTCTTGCTCCGCGCCCTCCGCATCCTCCGCGATCGCGGCGTTCGGTTCCACGCGACGATCATCGGCTCCGGATCCCTGCTCGAGGCTCATCGTGCGCTCGCACGACGTCTCGCGCTCTCCGATGTCGTCGCCTTCCCGGGGTTCGTCCCCGATCTCGCACCGTACCTTGGGGCCGCCGATGTGTTCGTCCTCCCGTCCCTTCAGGAAGGCAGCGGGTCCATCTCCCTCTTGGAGGCGATGAGTGCGGGCCTCCCGCCGGTCGTCTCCGCGTGTGACGGCTTGCCTGAGGATGTCCAAGATGGCGTCAATGGACTGCTCGCCGCTCCCGCGAATCCGCAGCACGTGGCGGATGCCCTGGAGTCCCTCTTCCGAGACACGACCCTGCGGTTTCGCCTCGGGAGCGCGGCGAGGGAGTCGTACCGCGCTCGATTCCAGTCGACCGCGATGAGCGAGGCCCTCCGACATCAGTACGACGGTCTGTTCCCCCGATCCTTCGGGGATCGGTGA
- a CDS encoding class I SAM-dependent methyltransferase: MSAFRERLQYPERWDASRAPKASRIVALIERRRGRLGADRTLEIGCSTCGMTQVFRSHFGRVTAIDVDVTALMTCGPAFERVLASATALPFRHEAFDVLIANHTLEFVRGVPKALREMERVLRADGLVYLAAVNRLKFVLARLLPGRLKRAFYDLFHSGESHIGHPLAYWEWRERLRRFEVTDGTLDVLAYPDSSDPPAAIRIARRIPPAILRVLAPLFPSWVFYLRKAPPTS; the protein is encoded by the coding sequence GTGTCCGCCTTTCGAGAACGGCTGCAGTACCCGGAAAGATGGGATGCCAGTCGCGCGCCGAAGGCCTCGCGGATCGTAGCGCTGATCGAACGGCGACGGGGCCGGCTCGGGGCGGACAGGACCCTGGAAATCGGATGCTCGACGTGCGGGATGACGCAGGTGTTCCGCAGTCACTTCGGCCGAGTCACCGCGATCGACGTGGACGTGACCGCCCTCATGACATGCGGCCCTGCGTTCGAACGGGTCCTCGCGTCCGCCACCGCGTTGCCGTTCCGACATGAGGCCTTCGATGTCCTCATCGCCAACCACACGCTCGAGTTCGTGCGCGGCGTCCCGAAAGCCCTCCGGGAAATGGAGCGGGTCCTCCGGGCCGACGGACTCGTCTATCTCGCCGCCGTGAACCGTCTCAAGTTCGTCCTCGCGCGGCTCCTCCCGGGAAGGCTGAAGCGGGCATTCTACGACCTCTTCCATTCCGGCGAGTCGCACATCGGTCATCCGCTCGCCTACTGGGAATGGCGCGAACGCCTCCGCAGATTCGAGGTCACGGACGGGACCCTCGATGTGCTGGCCTACCCCGACTCGTCCGACCCGCCGGCCGCGATCCGGATCGCCCGGAGGATTCCGCCGGCGATCCTCCGCGTCCTCGCCCCCTTGTTTCCGAGCTGGGTTTTCTACCTTCGGAAAGCGCCCCCGACTTCGTGA